One region of Callithrix jacchus isolate 240 chromosome 16, calJac240_pri, whole genome shotgun sequence genomic DNA includes:
- the CLXN gene encoding calaxin isoform X2 produces the protein MNRKKLQKLTDTLTKNCKHFNKFEVNCLIRLFYNLVGGVERQGLIIGLDRNAFRNILHVTFGMTDDMIMDRVFRAFDKDNDGCVNVSEWVHGLSLFLRGSLEEKMKYCFEVFDLNGDGFISKEEMFHMLKNSLLKQPTEEDPDEGIKDLVEITLKKMDHDHDGKLSFADYELAVRKETLLLEAFGPCLPDPKVLIARWNLKLKYSKIQMNSMICEYLNVYIVSR, from the exons ATGAACCGCAAGAAGCTGCAGAAGCTGACCGACACCTTAACTAAAAATTGCAAGCACT tTAATAAATTTGAAGTGAACTGTCTTATAAGGCTTTTTTACAACTTGGTGGGAGGAGTAGAGAGGCAAGGTCTGATTATTGGACTGGATCGTAATGCCTTTCGAAACATCCTGCATGTGACGTTTGGAAtgacagatgacatgattatggACAGAG TATTCCGAGCTTTTGATAAAGATAACGATGGCTGTGTAAACGTATCGGAGTGGGTTCATGGATTATCTCTGTTTCTTCGCGGATCtttggaagaaaaaatgaaat attgctTTGAAGTGTTTGATTTGAATGGTGACGGATTCATTTCAAAGGAGGAAATGTTTCACATGCTGAAGAACAGCCTTCTCAAACAGCCAACTGAGGAAGACCCTGATGAAGGCATTAAAGATTTGGTTGAAATAACACTTAAGAAAATG GATCATGACCATGATGGGAAGCTGTCTTTTGCAGACTATGAGCTGGCTGTGAGAAAAGAGACTCTTCTCCTGGAGGCCTTTGGACCATGCCTTCCTGATCCAAAGGTACTGAT AGCCAGATGGAATTTGAAGCTCAAGTATTCAAAGATCCAAATGAATTCAATGATATGTGAATACCTAAATGTCTATATTGTCTCAA GGTGA
- the CLXN gene encoding calaxin isoform X1, whose product MNRKKLQKLTDTLTKNCKHFNKFEVNCLIRLFYNLVGGVERQGLIIGLDRNAFRNILHVTFGMTDDMIMDRVFRAFDKDNDGCVNVSEWVHGLSLFLRGSLEEKMKYCFEVFDLNGDGFISKEEMFHMLKNSLLKQPTEEDPDEGIKDLVEITLKKMDHDHDGKLSFADYELAVRKETLLLEAFGPCLPDPKVLIARWNLKLKYSKIQMNSMICEYLNVYIVSKRSWMYIEKSLKLLDFL is encoded by the exons ATGAACCGCAAGAAGCTGCAGAAGCTGACCGACACCTTAACTAAAAATTGCAAGCACT tTAATAAATTTGAAGTGAACTGTCTTATAAGGCTTTTTTACAACTTGGTGGGAGGAGTAGAGAGGCAAGGTCTGATTATTGGACTGGATCGTAATGCCTTTCGAAACATCCTGCATGTGACGTTTGGAAtgacagatgacatgattatggACAGAG TATTCCGAGCTTTTGATAAAGATAACGATGGCTGTGTAAACGTATCGGAGTGGGTTCATGGATTATCTCTGTTTCTTCGCGGATCtttggaagaaaaaatgaaat attgctTTGAAGTGTTTGATTTGAATGGTGACGGATTCATTTCAAAGGAGGAAATGTTTCACATGCTGAAGAACAGCCTTCTCAAACAGCCAACTGAGGAAGACCCTGATGAAGGCATTAAAGATTTGGTTGAAATAACACTTAAGAAAATG GATCATGACCATGATGGGAAGCTGTCTTTTGCAGACTATGAGCTGGCTGTGAGAAAAGAGACTCTTCTCCTGGAGGCCTTTGGACCATGCCTTCCTGATCCAAAGGTACTGAT AGCCAGATGGAATTTGAAGCTCAAGTATTCAAAGATCCAAATGAATTCAATGATATGTGAATACCTAAATGTCTATATTGTCTCAA AAAGAAGCTGGATGTACATTGAAAAATCATTGAAACTACTGGATTTCCTTTGA
- the CLXN gene encoding calaxin isoform X4 produces MNRKKLQKLTDTLTKNCKHFNKFEVNCLIRLFYNLVGGVERQGLIIGLDRNAFRNILHVTFGMTDDMIMDRDCFEVFDLNGDGFISKEEMFHMLKNSLLKQPTEEDPDEGIKDLVEITLKKMDHDHDGKLSFADYELAVRKETLLLEAFGPCLPDPKVLIARWNLKLKYSKIQMNSMICEYLNVYIVSKRSWMYIEKSLKLLDFL; encoded by the exons ATGAACCGCAAGAAGCTGCAGAAGCTGACCGACACCTTAACTAAAAATTGCAAGCACT tTAATAAATTTGAAGTGAACTGTCTTATAAGGCTTTTTTACAACTTGGTGGGAGGAGTAGAGAGGCAAGGTCTGATTATTGGACTGGATCGTAATGCCTTTCGAAACATCCTGCATGTGACGTTTGGAAtgacagatgacatgattatggACAGAG attgctTTGAAGTGTTTGATTTGAATGGTGACGGATTCATTTCAAAGGAGGAAATGTTTCACATGCTGAAGAACAGCCTTCTCAAACAGCCAACTGAGGAAGACCCTGATGAAGGCATTAAAGATTTGGTTGAAATAACACTTAAGAAAATG GATCATGACCATGATGGGAAGCTGTCTTTTGCAGACTATGAGCTGGCTGTGAGAAAAGAGACTCTTCTCCTGGAGGCCTTTGGACCATGCCTTCCTGATCCAAAGGTACTGAT AGCCAGATGGAATTTGAAGCTCAAGTATTCAAAGATCCAAATGAATTCAATGATATGTGAATACCTAAATGTCTATATTGTCTCAA AAAGAAGCTGGATGTACATTGAAAAATCATTGAAACTACTGGATTTCCTTTGA
- the CLXN gene encoding calaxin isoform X5 has translation MNRKKLQKLTDTLTKNCKHFNKFEVNCLIRLFYNLVGGVERQGLIIGLDRNAFRNILHVTFGMTDDMIMDRDCFEVFDLNGDGFISKEEMFHMLKNSLLKQPTEEDPDEGIKDLVEITLKKMDHDHDGKLSFADYELAVRKETLLLEAFGPCLPDPKSQMEFEAQVFKDPNEFNDM, from the exons ATGAACCGCAAGAAGCTGCAGAAGCTGACCGACACCTTAACTAAAAATTGCAAGCACT tTAATAAATTTGAAGTGAACTGTCTTATAAGGCTTTTTTACAACTTGGTGGGAGGAGTAGAGAGGCAAGGTCTGATTATTGGACTGGATCGTAATGCCTTTCGAAACATCCTGCATGTGACGTTTGGAAtgacagatgacatgattatggACAGAG attgctTTGAAGTGTTTGATTTGAATGGTGACGGATTCATTTCAAAGGAGGAAATGTTTCACATGCTGAAGAACAGCCTTCTCAAACAGCCAACTGAGGAAGACCCTGATGAAGGCATTAAAGATTTGGTTGAAATAACACTTAAGAAAATG GATCATGACCATGATGGGAAGCTGTCTTTTGCAGACTATGAGCTGGCTGTGAGAAAAGAGACTCTTCTCCTGGAGGCCTTTGGACCATGCCTTCCTGATCCAAAG AGCCAGATGGAATTTGAAGCTCAAGTATTCAAAGATCCAAATGAATTCAATGATATGTGA
- the CLXN gene encoding calaxin isoform X3: protein MNRKKLQKLTDTLTKNCKHFNKFEVNCLIRLFYNLVGGVERQGLIIGLDRNAFRNILHVTFGMTDDMIMDRVFRAFDKDNDGCVNVSEWVHGLSLFLRGSLEEKMKYCFEVFDLNGDGFISKEEMFHMLKNSLLKQPTEEDPDEGIKDLVEITLKKMDHDHDGKLSFADYELAVRKETLLLEAFGPCLPDPKSQMEFEAQVFKDPNEFNDM, encoded by the exons ATGAACCGCAAGAAGCTGCAGAAGCTGACCGACACCTTAACTAAAAATTGCAAGCACT tTAATAAATTTGAAGTGAACTGTCTTATAAGGCTTTTTTACAACTTGGTGGGAGGAGTAGAGAGGCAAGGTCTGATTATTGGACTGGATCGTAATGCCTTTCGAAACATCCTGCATGTGACGTTTGGAAtgacagatgacatgattatggACAGAG TATTCCGAGCTTTTGATAAAGATAACGATGGCTGTGTAAACGTATCGGAGTGGGTTCATGGATTATCTCTGTTTCTTCGCGGATCtttggaagaaaaaatgaaat attgctTTGAAGTGTTTGATTTGAATGGTGACGGATTCATTTCAAAGGAGGAAATGTTTCACATGCTGAAGAACAGCCTTCTCAAACAGCCAACTGAGGAAGACCCTGATGAAGGCATTAAAGATTTGGTTGAAATAACACTTAAGAAAATG GATCATGACCATGATGGGAAGCTGTCTTTTGCAGACTATGAGCTGGCTGTGAGAAAAGAGACTCTTCTCCTGGAGGCCTTTGGACCATGCCTTCCTGATCCAAAG AGCCAGATGGAATTTGAAGCTCAAGTATTCAAAGATCCAAATGAATTCAATGATATGTGA